In Primulina huaijiensis isolate GDHJ02 unplaced genomic scaffold, ASM1229523v2 scaffold23605, whole genome shotgun sequence, the sequence cTGACTTGAAAATGTAATTTGATGCAGTCTATTCCCACTCATGGAGTAGGAGATGGGGTGAGTGCATTCGCAGGGTTAGTTACGGAAATTATCATAACCTTTGGATTAGTGTACACAGTCTACGCCACAGCAGCAGACCCCAAAAAAGGCTCCATTGGAATAATTGCCCCGATTGCAATTGGGTTCATAGTTGGGGCAAATATTTTGGCGGCAGGCCCATTTAGCGGTGGATCGATGAATCCGGCTCGATCATTTGGGCCCGCAGTTGCAAGTGGAGATTTTTCCGAGATATGGATCTATTGGATCGGACCACTCATCGGCGGAGCACTAGCGGGCCTGGTTTACGGCGAAGTGTTTATTGGGTCACATGCCCCAGTCCCAACTTCTGATGATTATGCTTAAGGAAAAAAACAGGGTGTCCGTTTCAATTGGTTTTTTTTAATGGGTAATACGGTGTCGTATCTTCTGTTTGATAATTGTTATCAAGGAGCTTGTACTTTTCACTTctcaaatttgaataaaatgtgGATGTCCATGAATTGTGGAATATATGCTGCTGggctttgaatttttttccccCAAATCACACACTGTATTTGCATAATACATGTTATTTTACATAAACCTCCAATGCATTTTTCTTTATAAaacatttcaatattttatgctaaaattggctttaaaaaataaaaataaatcatgagtTTAATTTTTTGGTAGTTCTTTTGAGTAATTTGACATAGTTTCTAgtctatattattttttaatttttcatgaaaaacaattataaaaaactcTTGTTTTatattaaggcaaaaacttgtgtgagacggtctcacgggtcgtatttgtgatacgtgtctcttatttgggtcatccatgaaaaaatatgactttttatgttaagagtattactttttattgtgaatatNGTAAAATATAACCATGATTGATCAACGTACAGGTGATGAAACTACATATGATGCCAAGGTTTCTTAAGTTTACCCTCATCACACTTCAATCATGAGATGGCAACGTCGAGTTATGAGAGCAACTTATTGAAGAAGAAAACCTCCACCCACATAAGAGATCTTTGATTTGGAGAAAAGAACCAAGGGGACATCACATGTCCACACCAATATTTCCTAAATTTAAGGTCTGGACGCATTATTATCTCCATTTTTTGTAAAAGATGCAGCTGCCCACCTTGGGGTCTGATGTCCATAATCCAAACGGGGCGAGCATATGCTAGCACCTTCTCTTCCCCTACCTCCAGAATCAACTCGCCAGTTGCAACAAGGAAAAACTGGGGCCATTCTGAAACATTATTTTCTCTTCTGGGATTAATGGGAGAGAGAAGAACAACCATGGCGATACCCTATCAAGTTGTCTCCTTAAATCGGGACCATACCctcgatatttaaaaataccaaaagaGTTCAACGATTAAAAAGTCAGAGCACCAGCCATGGAAGACAGTAATTCAAATTTCTACtagaaaaaatcaaaagaagTTTAAGAGAAAGATTAAGTGATTAGAATATGAGAGGGATATGAATCGCTATTAGGTTATTGTAGAAGAAAAATactggaaattttatattattaaactcCAAGTATTCACAGTCCATATTCTACATTCATAATGGTTCACAGAAGTAAGTAACAACCATGTGCAAGGAAATAGGTACGAGGAAAGGTAGGCATGGCTTTCACAGCAAAGGAACTCAATCAGAAACTTAATCACTTAAACAAACATCAGAGAATGAAATGCAATTTTAACCCATAAAACTGTTTATCAACAAACCATTAGCTTTTCAACGAACATAAAAAGTCCGAAAATTTGCCAAGAAAGAAAAGAATATAAGATGTAACCTCAAAATGAATTAGACATTCTTCCAAAAGTTTGAAAAACAATCTGGTGCGAGCAATACTTTGCTGCCAGGCCTTGATAAGAGAGGCATCATCCAAATTACGTAtaatttgcaaaataataatcagAACTTCACGCTTCTCAACTGAGCTTAAATTGTAGAAAACGGGCATTTCATCAAGTATCTGAAGAATGCAGAAAAAAAAGGTGAgacaaaaaatatacaaaaccTACATAGAAAGCAACATTAAACACATGTCGGTCTTTCTGCTTTAAAAATACATCGcaacattttaagaaaatatcaacAAATGAAAAGAATAATCAAGTTTGTTGTGCGCAGCACATATAGGGATATTGACATATTCCTGATGGAACATAACTTGGGGTTCTAATTCTAACTGACAAAGGTATAAACAATTTAAGCCTTGCGACGCATAATCCAAAAGGATTAGATAAACTTACATACCTGCCCTACAAGGGGGAAATATAACTGAGCTATATACAATTTATCTTCCAGCTTTTGATAACGAATATCAAACTCATGCTTGCACAAAAGAACCACCAAAATTCTAGCAGCCTGCATATCCtcataaagaaatattttgattaggCATGAGAGAATAAGAGGTGAAGTAAATGAACATAAGTTCAACGAGTTAAATAATAGATTATGAAGCTAATTTTCATATCCTGTCAACGCATATTTTTTTCACACCTTAGCTCGCATAGATAGATCCTCATGATCCAAAGTAAGGAAAATCTCTTGTATAAGGACTGCTGACAGATAATTTCTGCGACAAATAAGTGCACCACATCAGGCACATCGAACATCTCAATAGAAGGTGGTCAGGATTAGATTTACATAGGAGAGTACCAAGACAGACAGAAATAGCATTAATACCATCATTTtcattgatataatataatttggACATCATTCCCAGAGAATGCCATTATAAGTAAAAAAGCAACACTTTAACAAACTGAATATACAAAAAAACAATATCCACGGGTTAAAGGAACTCAGGGTAGGAACAAGGCCCTGttgtacaaatattttttaaaactatccAAAGACTTACATGatacataatttttcaaatCGATTGAAAGTCCGGacctatatatttttattgcagAAAATCGTTAAATTTCTGTTTCGACCTCAACGGTTGAGCATAAATAGTAATTTTGCCCACAGGTTTCAGTTACATGcaacaaattttagaaataaCTAGATAAATTGGCAGAAAAAAGGGGAGGATCATCATTAAATACTATATTTACAACCCATTTCAACCTCAATTCACTCGCAACAGCTAGAGGAACTCCATTCAAATGCATAGAATTTACTGAACAATTAAAGCTATTAAAGTTCTTAGGATCTGAAAATTCCCTGAAGACAGAGAGAGTTTTTTAGAAGCTCAAGCAATTTTACGTGGGCCC encodes:
- the LOC140967090 gene encoding probable aquaporin TIP-type, giving the protein MVKIALGSLGDSFSVGSIKSYVSEFIATLVFVFAGVGSAIAYNKLTSGAALDPPGLVAVAVAHAFALFVGVSIAANISGGHLNPAVTLGLAIGGSITILTGLFYWIAQCLGSIVACLLLKFVTGGLSIPTHGVGDGVSAFAGLVTEIIITFGLVYTVYATAADPKKGSIGIIAPIAIGFIVGANILAAGPFSGGSMNPARSFGPAVASGDFSEIWIYWIGPLIGGALAGLVYGEVFIGSHAPVPTSDDYA